In Aspergillus fumigatus Af293 chromosome 6, whole genome shotgun sequence, the genomic window CGGACTTCGACCCGCTCTCGCGACGACAACGGCCGGAACGGCCACGGTACGAGTCGAGATTGAGATGATTCGATAGTGACTGACGATAGGCGTCCATCGTCGTGTTTGGCCTCAACCTCGTAGCAGATCTGCTCCCAATTTCGGTCGTCGCCGGCGAAGCTCCAGGAAATGCGTGGCCGGTCTTCTCCAATACCGATGGTGTCCGGCTCGTGGTGCTCGGCCCATACCCGTGCAATGCGCACCATTTTTGTAAGTAACTCAGTATTTGACACGCACGATGCCGGTCCCTTTCAATGACCTGCATTGGATTAGCAGAACCATTTCAGTTCCCGTCTTGCACGTCAGTCCGAAAGCGTCGGCATATCCACCCACCACTTCACGTGGCTAACAGAGCAGACATTTGCGTCCACGTTGGTCCACCGTCCACTTATCTCGGCAATTCCGATCCAGCTCCACCAGACGCCGAGACTGGTGGATGGCTCATCGACAGGATTCATGTGTCGACATGGCGGAAAGCCGTTGACGCGCGAGTTCCATGGCACGGCCACATGGTCCGCTGAACCTCATGTCCTTGTCTATTGTACTTCGGTTCAATGAAGTACCGAAGTGGCCTCGCGTCCCCAAAGTGCGATAGGAAGTTCTCTCTCCCAGTGGGCCTCCACCAGACGAACAGAGCTTGCCGTCCACTTCCCCGGAAAATCGTCCACGGTGCCACAGATCTAACATTTCCTGTTCTGCAGGCTCGAGATGCGGGGATTGGCATGGGAAAATCTGGGGGTTGCATCAGGTTGACAGGGCTATATCATGCCATGATGACACGGCGGGTTTCTTGATATGTGATCGGTCTACCCTGTTGCGACAATCCTGCTATTATCTCAGTGGTCTGGTTGTAATTTCTGCAGAAGCATCGCCAACATGCCCGAAGACAAGGTCGAAGCCATCGAACATGTCGAATCCAGTCGCCATGATGCCACGGTCAACGAGAAGGCGATTGCGGACTTCCTGAAcgcagagaaggagatgacGACCTGGCAGGCCGTCAGGGCGCATAGACGCTTGTTGCTCTTTGGTGAGGCCCTTCAGCATCGACTGCTGGCCGTCTGTTCTCCTGCACTGCAGCTGCTTACCGAGTCACACACCTAGCTATCCTCCCCTTCGTTTGTGCGAGTAACTATGGCTATGATACTGTCTCCAACGGTTCCAGTATTGCCATGCCGGCCTTTATTATGTCCTTTGGCGCCATGAATCATGCCACAGGGTCTATGTATCTGCCGTCTATCTGGACATCGCTCTGGACTTCCATGACCAACCTCGGCCAGGCCCTGGGCTCTCTGATAGCCGGGTTCCTTGCCGAGCGCATCGGTCGTCGCTGGACTGCCGTGTCACTCGCCATCCTTTCTATCGTGGGCACCTTCattctcgtcttctcctcgaccAGGGGCATGTTATTAGTCGGCAAGACGATGAATGGAGCCGTGGTGGGAGGATTGATGGCGATTGGGACCACGTACGCCGCCGACGTACGACATTGACCCTTCTCTGACAACGTCgatctggagaaatgctAACaatggtgctgctgggtAGGTTGCTCCCATCAAACTCCGTGGTGCTCTCCTGCAggccatcgtcttcttcggcgtGGCCATGCAGGGGGTGAGTTTGGGAATCGTGCGCGCCTTCATTCTCGACATGAGACCGCTTGCTTGGAAGATTGTCTTTGGCATCCAGTGGGCTTTTGCCACCTTAGTCTTGATTGCTGCTTTTCTCGTGCCCGAGTGAGTGTCCCTCGAACTTCTTCCTGGGCTGATGAGCCGCAACTAAGAACCCACTCGGTAGGTCTCCCGTCTTCTACGTGGCACACGGAAAGCATGATAAGGCCCAAAGCGCACTCCGGCGCTTACACGGCAGTTCCGACCAGTACCTCCACATCCGCTACGGGGCCATCGTCCACGCGCTCGACGAGGAGAGGAAACAGCAGTCTGAATCAGTGTCCTGGGCCGAGCTCTTCAAGGGCTGCAATCTCAAGCGGACCATCACTATTGGGTTCATCATGTTTAGCACCAGCGCCATTGGCGTGCCGTTCCTGACGCAGAATATCTATTTTCTCATCACGGTGGGCCTCAACGTGACCAGCGTTTTCGACATCGGGATCGGCGGGTTTTTCCTCGGCTGTCTCTTTGTGATGCTCGGCTGGCTCTCCAACGAAGGGATCGGTCGCCGGAGACTGTGGCTCTGGGGCTTAATCGGCAACTTCCTCTGCATGGTAACTATCGGTGCGTTGGGATTCAGCACCACGAAGGCGAGCCAGTTGGCAATTGCGGTAATCATGTCAGTTCTGCCACGCTCTAAACTACCCCGGAGAATTTATCTAAATGTCGTCTTTCTGCCTACAGGAACGTCCTCATCTCGTACGGTGTCTATGCCACGGTTGGTGTAGCCTGGACCATCTGCCCTGAGATCTCGTCCCACCGTCTTCGCCAATACTCGCAGTCGGTTGCCTTCATTGTTGGCGCCGTTGGCGGTTGGCTGTTCAATTTTATCACCCCGTACATGTATAATGTCGATTCGGGCAATCTGGGCGCGAAGACTGGCTTTGTGTATGCCGGGTTGACGGTGGTCGTTGCCGTTATCTCTTGGTTCCTCGTTCCCGAGACGGCAGGCCTCAGCGTCGAAGACATTGATAGGGCATATGAGATGGGAACCGCACCACGACACTTCAAGTCTGCCAAAGCGACAGTCAGTGCCGAGAGTGGACATTGATGGGCTACGTGATGTAAGGTCATCCGTCTATCAGCACACCCTTACCGAAGTTGACGTCGGAATATTTGGATTAGATTCTGCCTTGGATGCGCCTCTCGTCCTCCAGAGACTAATAGGATATGCGAACGAAGCTATATTCTCCTTGTTCATTGACCAACTTACGAGCGTTGACTTCTCGCTTCCAGAGTCGATGGGCTTGTAGCAGTATATACAGGATATCTGCCCACGGCTTCCGCCATCATGTGTCTGTTAACACCAATTTTATACTATAACTTCCCAGGTTATCTTCTTTCGTTACAATACAAGTCCCTCCAGTCAAGTGCATTTGCAAATCTGATCCTTACCTTCTGTTTGAGCGCCGTTGCCTTGATAGGTATCCTGCATGTGTGCGGCCACCAGGATCCAGCTACATGATATTGCAATTATGCACCTAAGCAACTATGTGTGTGTATCTAAGTAGTTAATGCACAGCGCAGCCCTTGCTGTATGTAGGTGCACGCCTAATGCAAATAGTCTAAACGCAAGGAAGTCCAGGCAGCCGCAAACGCCCCAGCCATCCGATGTCTCAGCTGTAGATTCAATTATTCCTTTATCTCTGTCTAATACCGCTAAATACAGGGATCTGCGGCACAGTAGTATAACTATGTCAGCTAAGCTAATGGAAGCTCTGTAGCCGGACTAACACTCTAGAGCGAGCCATCTCAGTAACCCTGCCATCATCGAAATAACCTGACTCAACCGTCGATTTAGATTATCGTGTATCTATTTGCCCTCAACAAGCATCGGTTCACCCCTACGCCTTCACAATAGACTGCATTTGCCGCTCCTCCAAGGGTTATCCCCCGTGAGGAGGTAAGAGGTGCGTGCCGCAAggtgtactccgtatgggGCATTTCGTCCTAAAAATATGTGGGGCCCGGGATGGCTGGCACATTGAAACATTCTCGATCTCAGTGGTACAGCAGCAAGATTCGTGGACTCCGGAGGGACCGGCCCAGGTGGCTGAATGACACGAGTCATATTGGCTCCACACCGACTTGGTGACTTATCGCGCACTGCGTCAGTTCCGGTATTCTGGTCTCATGAATAGCCCATGAAAGGTAATGTAGCCGCCTGTGGGATGCGCAACAGGATGGCTACTAGAGGTGACATCCACATGACATACTTTTTATGCAGTTACCTTGATGCTGCGTTGTCTTTCTCATTATGGCCCCCTTACTGCTAGAGGCGGAGACAACGACACTTGATCGAATGCCCGATCTCATCCAGACCAAATCGGTGGTCCTAGGCTACGGTGTAAAGATGGTTTTGGCTCCAGCGAAAGCAGCGAGGAGTCTTGTTTGTCCCTACGGGCGAGCCCACATGGAATATTTAACTGGTATTGGTCTCAAGCAAACTGGCGAGCTAACCGCTGAGTATCCCCTTGCATGATGCAACCCGTACAAAATCTGAATGGATACCAGGGTAGAATTGAGTGTATGGTCACAAACAGCAGCAGATACTTGAGTTGGCTGTGTGCCATGCGCTTGTGGATAACCCTAACAACAGCAGGAATGGCAGACTGCATCCATCCCCTTGCATAATATTGGCGCAAGACAGACTGGCGGAGGCAACGACTTTACGAGAGACAGAAGGGGACGTTATATTTATTTTAGAAGAAATGATTCACAAAGTAATATCCATCCCAAGCCTATCGTAGGGTGGAAGGTTTGTCCTTACACCGAGTCGATTTCAGTGCGCTCTACTCGTTGTCCTATGACTCCCAGTCAGTTAATacgagaagaagccgtcTGGAGATTCTCCCTGCCCAGAGTCTTGTCAACGCCTACGACAATGTTGGAGACGACGGAGCCAATTGCGCACGCCAGCGAGCTGGACAAACCCAGCATCGTTGTCACGAACACCGAGGTCGACAGCGAGGATAACACTTCCTCCGTTCTGGGCCGCTATATACCACAGAAATGCCTCCAGAACGCAAGGCTCGCAGCTGTAAACTCGTGTGTCAACGAGATCTTCGAGGCTCGCTTCCGGGAGCGGCCCGACGCCCCCGCGGTCTGTGCCTGGGATGGCAGCTACACTTACCGCGAGTTGAACGACAGATCATCCGCTCTTGCCCACAAACTCCGTCGCCGGGGTGTGCAAGCAGAGGTGTTGGTGGCACTCCTCTTTGAGAAATCTAAATTCAGCGTCGTTGCAATGCACGCTGTGATCAAGGCCGGCGGCGCGTTTCAACTGTGGGACCCATCCTTGCCTGTGGCTCGCTTGGGAGGAATGTTTGCTGAGTCAAAAGCGCACTTGGTGCTCGCATCGGCCGCAAATGCCCGACTGGCCGCTGAAATCAGTGAGAATGTGATGGTGGTGGACGAGTCCCTTGTTCCCCCCTGGGAGTCTGCACCGCTGAATCCTGGAACGCAACCGGAGAATGCGCTGTACTGCGTCTTCACTTCCGGCTCGACCGGCAAGCCCAAGGGGTTCTTGATGGATCACCGAGCGTTCTGCACCTGTGCACTCGGCGTCGGAGAATTACTCGGATTGAATGGAGCCTCCCGGCTTATTCAGTTCTCTGCGAACTCGTTTGATCTTGCGACGTTCGATCATATTCTTCCGTTCCTGTGCGGTGCATGCCTCTGCATCCCatccgaggaagagaggaaaggCGACCTTACTCGCGCATTCAACAGATACCGTGCTACCCATGCCGTACTCACGCCCACGGTGAGTCGTCTCCTGGAGCCCGAAAAGCTCACCACCTTGCAGGTATTGCTGCTAGCAGGTGAGGCGCCCAGCAGGGAAGATATCCGGCGTTGGGCCTCCACTGTCGGGCTGCTCAACGGTTACAGccctgcagaagctggatgCATCACTATTGTCAACCCGTCCTTGCAGGAGAGTCATCCGAGCAAGATCGGATTCCCCGTCAGCGTGGTACCCTGGGTAGTGGACCCAGACGACTGCAATCGACTAGTGCCGGCTGGAGAGGTAGGAGAGCTGGTACTGCAGGGACATACGTTGGCGCGAGGATACTTTGGACGCCCGGACCAAAGTAAAGCGGCCTTCATCCCGACGCCTGCATGGGTACGCCAATTTGGCTACGAGACCTATGGACGTCTGTACAGGACGGGAGACCTGGTTCGATTCGATGCCGAGGACGAGTCCCTGGTCTACATCGGCCGCAAGGATTCCCAGGTGAAGATCCGCGGTCAGCGACTGGAACTGGGTGAGGTTGAGCATGCGTTGCAGCAATTCTTTCCCCGGCCCCAGATAGTCGTGGTCGAGTTATTGACGGCCGAGGATAGGGAGCCAGCCTTGGTCGGGTTTGTCTACCAGCCTGGAAGCTCGCAACATATGCCAGCCCCGCCGCAGCACCAGGACAATAGTCTTTTCCTGGTGGCCGATGACCAGTTTTGCGCCGACGCCCAGAAAGCTCTGGCATCGCTGCGGGATATATTGCCCCCGTACATGATCCCATCCGATCTGCTGCGGATCTCCCATCTACCCATGGTACCGTCGGGAAAGACTGACCGTCGATTGATCCGGATGCGTGCGGTGGATCTGGCGCccgaggagaggagaaagtaCAGCAGTGTGCTCGGTCAATCCCGGGACCAACCAGTAACCCAGCTGGAAGAGTCGCTGCTGGGGCTCTGGGCTACCTGCCTCAagcttcctccttcgcaGATCGGTGTCCTGGATAATTTCTTCCACCTGGGCGGGGGCTCACTGGAAGCCATCCATCTCGCCGCGGAAGCCCGAAACATGGGGTTCGCGGAATTATCCTCAGCAGCTGTGTTCCAGTGTCCCACCATTCGGGAGATGGCAGGCATGTTGGACGGGGTGACGGCCTCTGTCCAAGAACAGGACCCCCGCGGCTGCACCTCCTTCCAGCTGGAGTCGTCACTGGTGGCTGAATTGCTGCGGAAAAGTCAATGCACGCTCGAGGACCTGCAAGAAGGGTTCCTACCCCTTACTCCCTTCCAAGAGAAAACcgcgaagatgaagccgatGCACCTGTTGCTCGACATTCCCGGCATCGACCATTCGCGCCTCGAGGCCGCTTGGGCGCTCGTGCTAGAAAAACACATCAGTTTCCGATCCATCTACGTGGAGCACCAAGGCCGTGTCTACCAAGCTTTTCTGCGCCAACCTGACACGGTCTCTATTCCTATCAGATGGTGCGATGAACCAGTGCATGAATGTGCGGCAAGATTCTGCGAACAAGATGTGGATCTGATCCTGGATGGCCGCCCCTGGTGGAGCATGACCAGAATCAACAACAAGATCGACAGTGTTCTCGTGCTCCGACTGACCCATGCCCAATGGGATGCTCTAACCCTGGATGTGCTTTTCAAAGACTTTATGGCGGCCTACGAGAGTCGCGAACTCTCTCGGCGAGACCTGGAATTTCCCGCCTACATGCGGTTCCGTCTGAGACACAATGCGTCGCCGGCAACAGTCAGATTCTGGTCAACGTTCTTGCACGGTTCCCGGCTCACTCAGCCCCTGCTTCTCGATGGCGCCGCGGAGGTAGACCCAGGAAATGAGGCGATGGTCTTTGTGTCTCAGCAGATTCCGATGTTGACCCCTCCTCACGGGATTACCCTGGGTTCCGTATTTCGGGCCGCCTGGGCTTTCGTGCTGGCCCGCTACACCGGGCAAGAGGACGTGGTCTTTGGCGAGTTTGTTGAGGGTCGCTCCCTGCTGGTGAAAAGCGTGGAGAAGGTCACTGGCTGCGCAGCTGCGGAGACCCCCATGCGCATCGTCGTTTCGCCCACGGCATCGGTCCGCGACCTCCTCAAGCATTCCCAGGAGCAATACGTTGCGCGAATTCCGTACGAGACCTGCGAGCTGGAAGATATCGTGccatccagcacctcctgGCCCACCGACACCACGTTCAACCATATCCTGGTCATACAGCATGAGCCAGTGCTTCCTCCTGTGGCTCTGGATGGGCGTCCATGCCCGCACCGGTGGGCCTTCCACGGACGGCTCGAGGACGTCTACGTCCAAATGGTGTTCGGCCCGGATACGCTGCACGTTGGAATGTCTGGTCCGGAGATCCGGCTGTCCAGGACCATTGCGACCCAGTTggttgagaagctggcgtcGACAATAACGCAATTCAATGACCGGCCAGAAGCTCTGTTATCTGAGATTACGGTGTGAGAAGGGACCTGAGATAGGTTTGTGGCAGCAGGGGCAGCGGTGTGTTTGTTACCTTGTCATCTTAGTAGAAGATAACCCAGAAATGTCAAGTAGACATCTATGGAGCAGCTGCCTCGTTCATCACCACCTTTGTAGAGGTCTGTGAAGCGGAGTTAGTAAAGACAGTCTGGTCGAGATCTAGCAGCACAAATATATCGCACTCATTATAGAAGGTAGCTACTAGACTTGAATTCCGTTTCTTTCCT contains:
- the nrps11 gene encoding nonribosomal peptide synthetase fmqC, translating into MPDLIQTKSVVLGYGVKMVLAPAKAARSLLIREEAVWRFSLPRVLSTPTTMLETTEPIAHASELDKPSIVVTNTEVDSEDNTSSVLGRYIPQKCLQNARLAAVNSCVNEIFEARFRERPDAPAVCAWDGSYTYRELNDRSSALAHKLRRRGVQAEVLVALLFEKSKFSVVAMHAVIKAGGAFQLWDPSLPVARLGGMFAESKAHLVLASAANARLAAEISENVMVVDESLVPPWESAPLNPGTQPENALYCVFTSGSTGKPKGFLMDHRAFCTCALGVGELLGLNGASRLIQFSANSFDLATFDHILPFLCGACLCIPSEEERKGDLTRAFNRYRATHAVLTPTVSRLLEPEKLTTLQVLLLAGEAPSREDIRRWASTVGLLNGYSPAEAGCITIVNPSLQESHPSKIGFPVSVVPWVVDPDDCNRLVPAGEVGELVLQGHTLARGYFGRPDQSKAAFIPTPAWVRQFGYETYGRLYRTGDLVRFDAEDESLVYIGRKDSQVKIRGQRLELGEVEHALQQFFPRPQIVVVELLTAEDREPALVGFVYQPGSSQHMPAPPQHQDNSLFLVADDQFCADAQKALASLRDILPPYMIPSDLLRISHLPMVPSGKTDRRLIRMRAVDLAPEERRKYSSVLGQSRDQPVTQLEESLLGLWATCLKLPPSQIGVLDNFFHLGGGSLEAIHLAAEARNMGFAELSSAAVFQCPTIREMAGMLDGVTASVQEQDPRGCTSFQLESSLVAELLRKSQCTLEDLQEGFLPLTPFQEKTAKMKPMHLLLDIPGIDHSRLEAAWALVLEKHISFRSIYVEHQGRVYQAFLRQPDTVSIPIRWCDEPVHECAARFCEQDVDLILDGRPWWSMTRINNKIDSVLVLRLTHAQWDALTLDVLFKDFMAAYESRELSRRDLEFPAYMRFRLRHNASPATVRFWSTFLHGSRLTQPLLLDGAAEVDPGNEAMVFVSQQIPMLTPPHGITLGSVFRAAWAFVLARYTGQEDVVFGEFVEGRSLLVKSVEKVTGCAAAETPMRIVVSPTASVRDLLKHSQEQYVARIPYETCELEDIVPSSTSWPTDTTFNHILVIQHEPVLPPVALDGRPCPHRWAFHGRLEDVYVQMVFGPDTLHVGMSGPEIRLSRTIATQLVEKLASTITQFNDRPEALLSEITV
- the fmqE gene encoding MFS-type transporter fmqE; this encodes MPEDKVEAIEHVESSRHDATVNEKAIADFLNAEKEMTTWQAVRAHRRLLLFAILPFVCASNYGYDTVSNGSSIAMPAFIMSFGAMNHATGSMYLPSIWTSLWTSMTNLGQALGSLIAGFLAERIGRRWTAVSLAILSIVGTFILVFSSTRGMLLVGKTMNGAVVGGLMAIGTTYAADVAPIKLRGALLQAIVFFGVAMQGVSLGIVRAFILDMRPLAWKIVFGIQWAFATLVLIAAFLVPESPVFYVAHGKHDKAQSALRRLHGSSDQYLHIRYGAIVHALDEERKQQSESVSWAELFKGCNLKRTITIGFIMFSTSAIGVPFLTQNIYFLITVGLNVTSVFDIGIGGFFLGCLFVMLGWLSNEGIGRRRLWLWGLIGNFLCMVTIGALGFSTTKASQLAIAVIMNVLISYGVYATVGVAWTICPEISSHRLRQYSQSVAFIVGAVGGWLFNFITPYMYNVDSGNLGAKTGFVYAGLTVVVAVISWFLVPETAGLSVEDIDRAYEMGTAPRHFKSAKATVSAESGH